One Pseudomonas fluorescens genomic region harbors:
- a CDS encoding nitroreductase family protein yields the protein MQALDALLNRVSVPRLVEPAPTAQQREALFGAALRAPDHGHLQPYRFLTIEGAAREQMGELLAEAAQMQEGEVTEAMIDKARNGPLRAPLVVVVIAKLQDHVKYPKAEQLLAAGCAAHGILLAAYAQGIGAVWRTGDLAYSKHVAQGLGLTDDEEVIAFLYLGTPQKEPRVAEKVDLAQFVSAWPGKA from the coding sequence ATGCAGGCTCTCGACGCTTTGCTCAACCGTGTTTCCGTTCCACGTCTGGTCGAACCGGCCCCGACCGCTCAGCAGCGCGAAGCCCTGTTCGGCGCAGCCTTGCGCGCACCGGATCACGGGCACTTGCAGCCGTACCGCTTCCTCACCATCGAAGGCGCGGCGCGCGAGCAGATGGGCGAATTGCTGGCCGAAGCGGCGCAAATGCAGGAAGGCGAAGTCACCGAGGCGATGATCGACAAGGCCCGCAACGGCCCGCTGCGCGCCCCGCTGGTGGTAGTGGTCATCGCGAAATTGCAGGATCACGTCAAATATCCGAAGGCTGAGCAGTTGCTGGCTGCCGGCTGTGCGGCTCACGGGATTTTGCTGGCGGCGTATGCGCAGGGGATTGGCGCGGTGTGGCGCACCGGTGATCTGGCGTATTCGAAGCACGTGGCTCAGGGCCTGGGCTTGACGGACGACGAAGAAGTGATTGCGTTCCTTTACCTCGGCACGCCGCAGAAGGAACCGCGGGTGGCGGAGAAGGTTGATCTGGCACAGTTCGTCAGCGCGTGGCCGGGTAAAGCCTGA